The Salinicoccus roseus DNA segment TGCGGAGGATTGCTATCCGGGTCTCGAGGTCTGGTGGTGTGATGTCGGTGATCAATCCCCATTCGAAACGGGATCTGAGCCTGTCTTCAAGCGTCGGAATCTCCTTCGGCGTCCGGTCGCTTGAGATGACGATCTGCTTATTGTCCTCGTGGAGGGCATTGAATGTATGGAAGAATTCCTCCTGCGTCGATTCCTTGCCTGCGAGAAACTGGATATCATCAATCAGCAGCACATCAACGTTCCGGTAGCGGTTGCGGAATTCCTCGGTCTTGTTGTCGCGGATCGAATTGATGAATTCGTTGGTGAACTTTTCACTCGACAGGTATGCCACCTTCGCGTTTGGACGATGCTCCAGCACATAGTGCCCGATGGCATGCATGAGATGGGTCTTGCCGAGTCCGACCCCTCCATAGATGAAGAGCGGATTGTAGGCTTTGGCCGGGGCTTCGGCCACGGCGAGTGATGCGGCATGGCTGAAGCGGTTTCCGTTCCCGATGACGAATGTTTCAAATGTGTTGTTTACATTGAGCTGGTTGTTCACTGGAACCTCAGGTTCCGGAGCGGTCTTTTCGGGAAGCTTCGCCGGGGTTTCCTCCTCTTCGGTGACAATCCTGATTTCAGGCTTTTCCCCCATGACTTCGAACAGCTGCTCCTGGATGAGTCCACTATAGTTCTTTTCAAGCCAATCCCTCTGAAATTGGGTATCCGCTTTGATCACAGCCGTCTCATTGTCCAGATGGATCATTGAAGTATCCTGGAACCATGTCTGGTAGCTTGCATTGGCTATGGTCCCTTTGATGCCTTTCAGCGTATTCTCCCAGATTTCCTTAATACTACTCATACGATTGTCCTCTTTTCCTATTCACATAATCACAGTGTGTGGATAATCATTTCCACAGCTTTGGATAACTATCCACAGGTTACACACATTCTGTGGACAAACTATATTGCTAGGGTGCCTTTTCCACAAATTTATATTCAAAATTATAACGAAAAACATAAGTAATATCAACAATTACAAGAAGATATACACAATATCCGCACTTATCCACAGGGCGTCTGTGAACATGTGTGAAACTGGGGATAACTCATGCAGAAGTATGTGGAAAAGAAATATCCACAATATAGTTATCCACAAAGGTTGTCAACAGCTTAAGTTATCCACACGCTGGATTTGCAGAATCCAAGTGAAAAATGTATTGAAATCTATAGGGCCATCTGTTATTCTTTAATAGTTACAATTCTAGAAGCTATACACAGGCAAAAGTATCATGGAGGTGTAATTTAATATGGTAAAACGTACTTATCAGCCAAATAAACGTAAGCACAGCAAAGTGCACG contains these protein-coding regions:
- the dnaA gene encoding chromosomal replication initiator protein DnaA, which translates into the protein MSSIKEIWENTLKGIKGTIANASYQTWFQDTSMIHLDNETAVIKADTQFQRDWLEKNYSGLIQEQLFEVMGEKPEIRIVTEEEETPAKLPEKTAPEPEVPVNNQLNVNNTFETFVIGNGNRFSHAASLAVAEAPAKAYNPLFIYGGVGLGKTHLMHAIGHYVLEHRPNAKVAYLSSEKFTNEFINSIRDNKTEEFRNRYRNVDVLLIDDIQFLAGKESTQEEFFHTFNALHEDNKQIVISSDRTPKEIPTLEDRLRSRFEWGLITDITPPDLETRIAILRKKCEEEKVEIPNEAMIYIANHIHTNIRELEGALTRVAAYSKLVNQPLTPEMVSEALKDLVTQSKSKKITITDIQEAVASFYDIQIESFASKKRTKSIAFPRQIAMYLARELTDYSLPKIGEVFGGRDHSTVIHAHEKISKMITEDERFKQELEEVENRIN